The Selenomonadales bacterium genome segment GATGACAGAAAGAAGAAGCGGACCGACGATACCAGCAAGACCCCACGCCGTAAGGATACGACCGTAGATCGCGCTGAGCTGTTGTGTACCAAAGAGGTCGCTGAGGTACGCAGGCATACAGGAGAAACCGCCGCCGTAGCAGGTGATGATGATAAAGATGAGCGCTTGGAAGAAGAAGCTGTCCGTCACGCTTGCGAGCATATAGAACGCCGCGATCTCGATGACAAAGAACGTGATGTATGTATTCAATCGTCCGATGTAGTCGGAGATGGTGGACCAGCAGATACGACCTGCACCGTTCAACAGACCGATGATACCGACCATAGAAGCGGCTTCGAGCGGAGTCATCTTGATGACTTCCTGTGCCATCGGAGATGCTACCGACAACAGACCGATACCGCAGGTGATATTGGTGAACAAGATCCACCAGAGCGCACCGAAACGCCAATCGCGCATCGCTTCGCCTGCCGTATATTGACGAGCTGTAACGACAGGTGTAGATGCAGAAGCTTTTTTAGCTTCGCTTTCAGGAGCCTCTTTCGGAGGTTCGAGATAAAGAGAAGAAGCTGTCATCACAACGGCATAGACGCATCCCATAATAATGAAGTTCTGTACCAAACCGTATTTTGTGATCAACATCTGCATCGCAGGTCCTGCAATAAGACTGGCAAAACCAAAACCCATGATCGCAAGACCTGTTGCCAAGCCGCGATTATTTGGGAACCATTTTACAAGTGTAGAGATCGGTGTGATATATACGATACCGATACCGATACCACCCAGCACACCGTAAGCTAAGTACATCAATGTCAAGCTATTCTGACTGAGCGCGAACGCTGTGCCCAGAAGACCAAGACAGAATAACGCTGTACCGATAAGACCGCTTTTGCGCGGGCCGTTCTTTTCTACGAGCTTACCTAAGAAGCCTGCGGACAAGCCCAAGCACAAGATCGCCACAGAGAACGTCCAAGTAACTTCTTTTAAGGAGAAGCCCGTTGCTTCCATGATCGGTCTTGCAAGTACGCTCCAGGCGTAAACGCTGCCGATACAGATGTGGAGACCGATTGCTGATAACACGATCAGCCATTTGTTTTTCGTTTGTTGCATGTTAACACACTCCCTAACCAACATGATTCATAGTGAGCATTTTTACCCGAAAAAACAAAAATCGCCCGGGCTCAAATGCTTGCCCAGACGGTCGGCTAAATCACAATACAGTACACGTGGTGTAACTCCACTTGATCCGTCAGTACTGTATTGCTGTTTATGTGGTTACTTTGAGTATACTAGACATGAACTGCTATCGTCAAGACGGATTTGACTTATTTTTCACTTGTCGGTGTTTTTTTCTGTCGGTATCGTTTCCATATCCACCAAACGGCGATAAAAGCGACAACAACTACCATCGACCAAACGACAAGCTCCACATCGAACTTGTTGAGTATCTC includes the following:
- a CDS encoding OFA family MFS transporter, translating into MQQTKNKWLIVLSAIGLHICIGSVYAWSVLARPIMEATGFSLKEVTWTFSVAILCLGLSAGFLGKLVEKNGPRKSGLIGTALFCLGLLGTAFALSQNSLTLMYLAYGVLGGIGIGIVYITPISTLVKWFPNNRGLATGLAIMGFGFASLIAGPAMQMLITKYGLVQNFIIMGCVYAVVMTASSLYLEPPKEAPESEAKKASASTPVVTARQYTAGEAMRDWRFGALWWILFTNITCGIGLLSVASPMAQEVIKMTPLEAASMVGIIGLLNGAGRICWSTISDYIGRLNTYITFFVIEIAAFYMLASVTDSFFFQALIFIIITCYGGGFSCMPAYLSDLFGTQQLSAIYGRILTAWGLAGIVGPLLLSVIYEQTNSYGLTLYFFSGCFVVSLVVCLILKLKGKK